A window of the Hevea brasiliensis isolate MT/VB/25A 57/8 chromosome 6, ASM3005281v1, whole genome shotgun sequence genome harbors these coding sequences:
- the LOC110647357 gene encoding LOW QUALITY PROTEIN: disease resistance protein RPV1 (The sequence of the model RefSeq protein was modified relative to this genomic sequence to represent the inferred CDS: substituted 1 base at 1 genomic stop codon) produces MAAAAAAASSSSSSSSINLQWKKNDAFISFRGADIRDGFLSHLKGFHSHFLRKLCLESSQVIQTPWRKGIVFSENYAFSPWCLDELVKILECQKTTGQIVLPVFYKVDPSDVQELTGRFGDALSQHKKKFKHRLEKVESWSLALKRTANISGWDSRIIKPETKLIEEIVNDVGKKLNNLFLSVYDEEGFVGIDSRVKKVESLLCLESKDVRMIGIWGMGGIGKTTIADKVFNRIVNKFESQYFAANVREKLEKGTPVHLRDEILCKILGGEDFHVGTPCTLHPFIKNSFQNRRVLIVLDDVDGYLHLEELVGGWNLYGPGSRIIITSRDKQVLEIVKCQKYIYEVEKLNDCESLQLFSLHAFKQTQPTNGYMRQLSERVISYTQGVPXALKVLGCSLYGKVVKEWESELEKLETIPNKEIQGILRRSYDGLDDNEKSIFLDIACFFKGEDKDRVKNILDCCGFFAESGIRNLLDKSLINIFKEKLEMHDLLEQMGKDIVCKENKKPRKRSRLWNAKDIYYVLTTDKEAESVEAISLDLSKIKNMELCPSAFEKFYKLRLLKFYNPCFKEIKLHLPKGLEFLPNELRFLYWDQYPLKSLPSKFCPENLVELHMQSSQLKQLWNEDDLCLEKLIFMDLSNSEQLIKIPDLSKFPKLEVIILRGCMSLVDFSSSSKYHSKIIDLDLRHCEKLSFSKRHLFDKSCKSFFEWLLRTSSSAKQLRRIEMP; encoded by the exons ATGgcggctgctgctgctgctgcttcttcttcttcttcttcttcttctatcaATCTTCAATGGAAGAAGAATGATGCTTTCATAAGTTTTAGAGGTGCAGACATCCGGGATGGTTTTCTCAGTCATCT CAAAGGTTTCCATAGTCATTTTCTCAGGAAACTATGCCTAGAATCTTCACAAGTCATCCAAACACCATGGAGAAAAGGCATAGTTTTCTCAGAAAACTATGCCTTTTCTCCATGGTGTTTGGATGAGCTTGTGAAGATTCTTGAATGCCAGAAAACTACAGGGCAAATAGTATTACCAGTTTTTTATAAAGTAGATCCCTCAGACGTTCAAGAGTTGACAGGAAGATTTGGAGATGCACTTTCAcagcataaaaaaaaattcaaacaccGTTTAGAAAAGGTGGAGAGTTGGAGCCTTGCTTTGAAGAGAACGGCCAACATTTCGGGGTGGGATTCAAGAATCATTAA GCCTgaaactaaattaattgaggagatTGTCAATGATGTTGGCAAGAAATTAAATAACCTGTTTCTAAGTGTTTATGATGAAGAAGGCTTTGTTGGAATTGATTCTCGTGTCAAGAAAGTTGAATCATTGTTATGtcttgaatcaaaagatgtgcgtATGATAGGAATTTGGGGAATGGGTGGTATAGGAAAGACAACTATTGCTGACAAAGTATTTAATAGAATTGTGAACAAATTTGAGAGTCAATACTTTGCTGCAAATGTTCGAGAAAAGTTAGAAAAGGGCACTCCAGTTCATTTGCGAGATGAAATCCTTTGCAAAATACTAGGGGGAGAAGATTTTCACGTTGGCACACCATGTACATTGCATCCTTTTATTAAAAATAGTTTTCAGAATAGAAGAGTTCTTATTGTTCTCGATGATGTGGATGGTTACTTGCACCTAGAAGAGTTAGTAGGAGGGTGGAATTTGTATGGTCCAGGAAGTAGAATCATTATAACAAGCAGAGATAAGCAAGTGCTTGAAATTGTGAAGTGCCAGAAATATATTTATGAGGTTGAGAAATTAAATGATTGTGAATCTCTTCAACTCTTTAGTTTGCATGCCTTCAAACAAACTCAACCCACAAATGGATACATGAGGCAGCTATCAGAAAGAGTGATAAGTTATACTCAAGGAGTTCCGTGAGCCCTTAAGGTTTTAGGTTGCAGCCTTTATGGTAAAGTTGTGAAAGAATGGGAAAGTGAGTTGGAAAAACTTGAAACCATTCCCAATAAGGAAATTCAGGGCATTCTGAGAAGAAGTTATGATGGACTAGATGATAATGAAAAGAGTATATTTCTGGATATTGCATGTTTTTTTAAAGGGGAAGATAAAGATCgtgtaaaaaatatattagattgcTGTGGTTTTTTTGCTGAAAGTGGAATACGTAATCTGCTTGACAAGTCTCTCATAAATATTTTCAAAGAGAAGTTAGAGATGCATGACTTGTTAGAACAAATGGGTAAGGATATTGTTTGCAAGGAAAACAAAAAGCCCAGAAAGCGCAGCAGGTTGTGGAATGCCAAGGATATATATTACGTACTGACAACAGACAAA GAGGCTGAAAGTGTTGAAGCCATATCATTGGACTTgtccaaaattaaaaatatggaaCTATGTCCTTCTGCCTTTGAGAAATTTTATAAGCTTAGATTGCTCAAATTTTACAATCCTTGCTTTAAGGAAATCAAGTTGCATCTTCCTAAAggcttggaatttcttccaaatgaGCTGAGGTTTCTCTACTGGGATCAATACCCTTTGAAATCATTGCCAtcgaaattttgccctgagaatCTTGTTGAATTGCACATGCAGAGTAGCCAACTCAAACAACTTTGGAACGAAGATGATCTG TGTCTTGAAAAGTTGATATTTATGGATCTCAGCAACTCGGAACAACTGATCAAAATTCCAGACCTGTCGAAATTCCCAAAACTTGAGGTTATAATTTTGCGAGGCTGTATGAGTTTGGTTGATTTTTCTTCGTCTTCTAAGTATCACAGCAAGATTATAGATCTAGATCTTCGACACTGCGAAAAACTGTCATTTTCCAAGCGGCATTTATTTGACAAATCTTGTAAGTCTTTCTTTGAATGGTTGCTCAGAACTAGCTCATCTGCCAAGCAGCTTAGGCGAATTGAGATGCCTTGA